One Mycolicibacterium goodii genomic region harbors:
- a CDS encoding SRPBCC family protein, translating into MKREHVAPVRKSVVVNAGVDRAFALFVDRFDVIKPREHNLLAVPIDKTVFEPEVGGRIYDIGIDGSRCQWARVLAFEPPSRLVFSWDIGPTWQLETDPGRCSEVEVRFLAEGDGRTRVELEHRHLDRHGDGWPSVAEGVGGDAGWPLYLARYAQLTETP; encoded by the coding sequence ATGAAACGGGAGCATGTTGCGCCGGTGCGCAAGAGTGTCGTCGTCAATGCCGGTGTCGACCGCGCGTTCGCGCTTTTCGTCGACCGGTTCGACGTGATCAAACCGCGGGAGCACAACCTGTTGGCCGTTCCGATCGACAAGACCGTGTTTGAGCCCGAGGTCGGCGGCCGCATCTATGACATCGGCATCGACGGCAGCCGGTGCCAGTGGGCACGCGTGCTTGCCTTCGAACCGCCGAGCCGCCTCGTGTTCTCGTGGGACATCGGCCCGACATGGCAACTCGAAACCGACCCCGGCCGCTGCAGCGAAGTCGAAGTGCGATTCCTCGCTGAGGGGGATGGGCGCACCCGCGTCGAGTTGGAGCATCGACATCTCGACCGCCACGGTGACGGCTGGCCGTCGGTCGCCGAGGGCGTCGGCGGCGACGCCGGATGGCCGCTGTATCTGGCTCGT
- a CDS encoding ArsR/SmtB family transcription factor, translating to MVTYERVSDPWSALADRTRRTVLQRLASGPKSVGELAAGLPVSRPAVSQHLKVLASAGLVQHEVVGTRHLYQVRTEGLAALREELDAFWGQTLNAFAEVVDEEEGVG from the coding sequence GTGGTTACTTACGAACGTGTGTCAGACCCATGGAGCGCCCTGGCGGATCGCACCCGCCGGACGGTTCTGCAGCGCCTCGCATCTGGTCCCAAGTCGGTCGGTGAATTGGCCGCTGGCCTGCCGGTGAGCAGGCCTGCCGTCTCCCAGCATCTGAAGGTGCTCGCATCCGCTGGTCTGGTGCAGCACGAGGTGGTCGGGACGCGGCATCTCTACCAGGTGCGGACCGAGGGGCTCGCGGCGCTCAGAGAAGAACTCGACGCGTTCTGGGGCCAGACCCTGAACGCGTTCGCTGAGGTTGTCGACGAAGAGGAAGGTGTCGGATGA